ATGTCTACAAATTTAAGTTTTAGCACAGAGTCACGACACTCCAGACTTTCTGCCACAGTAAAGTCACTCTGCCATTAACCACATGACGTGACATCCCTAATAATCCTTCCCTTTTACTTGCCAGATGAACAAGGATATCTGTTGTAGGAATTATTGTGGAGAATGTTTTGATTATTTGAGCTACAGGTCAAGTCTCAAGCACATCAACTTGAAAAGCAATACAGTTATATTCACCACCTTGAACTAAAGCCTTTGAACAACGTGGGGTTCAGGTAGGCCTGGTCTGAAGTTGGAACTAGATGTAAACAAATCTACTATAACAACACCAAAAATCTAAATGCATTTATGCCAGGTTAATACACAGGAGTTGCCTGTCAATACAGAAAACATCGCTTTATCTTGAGTACTACTTGAACTTGGAGAATAGattgacacacaaaaaaaaaaaatgtcaacgAAAGGTACGTATTCAAGTGGGGAAAGAAGAGGGCGAGTGgacatacatttaaaatgtattgtttatTTGCAAAATCACTGCATTTCATCAATTTTCGCAAGTTTCTATTACCATTAGTACTGCTGATTTGGGATGAGGTTACGATTAATTACTGAATAAGCTTAACACATTGAAAACAATCAGACCATTGTCTAAAGgaataaaatacataataattaACGTTAAAGCAGATTATGAACTTCACCAGCTTCTATCCAGACGCCAAAGACAACGTTTCCGGCTGCAGCGTGAGCATGAACTGGTTTGGTTTGGCTAGGTAGCTTAAACTGGACCCAGAAGAGACTTAAAGGTTACACGctaaaagagaataaaagccTGTTCACAGACTGCAACCAGAGGAAAAACGAACAAATTACACGTATACATGAGGACAACGGAGGAGAAATGACGAATAAGTGACTCTACCTTGCTGATAACGGCAGACAAGATGCCAGATAAGAATaattcttcctctgcttcttcttcttttttttggggggggggggggagggaggggtctttcttcttcttctgttaaaATTTGCAGCAGAATAGACGCAGCAGAAGCGTACTGCTGCCCTCCACAGGTCATTTGTACAATTCAATTGAATGTTAAAGTCCTTGAGAGAGTCCAGAACGATTTGTCGAAAATTAATTACATTGATTTCAGTGAATGATCCAATTATATAATTGCTCCAATTTGCTAAGACAGCACGGttttcttaaaaaacaaaaaactctggGGAATTTGGAGACTGATAGACAATTATGACTTCATTTTTATTCccttttcattaattaatttatctttttaaatctttgttctgactttttattccaaaaaatAACCAACATATCAGTTATAATAAGAAAAACTGTTCTCACACCCTAACACATAATAGGCTTTTCAAGAGTTTCAGTTAAGCCAAGAAAAACTTCTGCTGAAGAAAAATCAGCGCTGGGCAGTGGTATGACAAAATCATTGTTTGTTCACAAGTCTCAAGCCTTGGTGATCAAGCCCATAGTCGACACCAGCAAATCCTGAGTAAAGATCAATCGAATTAATACCAGAGGTCAGAGGTATTTGGAGCAGTTCACCTTATACTTACTTCCCTTCTGTTTTCTTCTAACTGATTCCTCTCAAGTAtgttcatttaataaaaacttaTTTTAACACCTGAGTATAAAGCTGGTCTCTTCCTTCTTTTGTGACAATGACATGGTTGCAGATCACACCCTCGGTGCTTTTACCTGCAGGCTTTGATATCCAGTTTTACTTGAACAGTTTTGGCTGTTAACCAGATACCTGCTGTCTACTGATAACAGGTCTATGAATCATTATCTGCAGTATCTCTGCCATCACCCCAGGAACTTGTGTTAATTACTTTCTCACACTTTCTTACTTTACACTCGTTAACTGTTTATCTCTCATCAGAACCGTCATAAATATTCTCACCATCACATGAATGAACCATGACAATTTTCCAAGAGAAGCTGAACTGAGGGCagctggacttggttgtagatccTGAAGATGTTGCAGCACTCACCTGAGAGGCTTCCTCAGAGGGATAGGCCTCTGAGACAGTTTTCGTATGGCTTTTTAAAGTCCTTCTTACTAGCTTTAAAACTCTTGTTTTTCCAGGTGCATATTTGATATTCATGCCTCCTCTACACACTGCACAATCACCTGCAAACAAAAATAACCAAAATTCAACATCAAGATCCTGAAATATATCTTAACAGTGACACTGTCCTGTGCTGTGATGCTACCAAAGACTGCCCATCCTGCCTTAGATGAAGATTTAATGTATACACTTGGTCTGTAGCATTATAGGGCTTTATTATCGGTTAATATTATCATCTGCACTGCAGTATCTTGCTGAACTTGAACGTTGTATATGTACTAAAAGCATCAGAAAGTTATTTCTATACTTCTCTTACACATCCCGGAGCATGTATGTTTTGATAAAGTTGCTGCAGagatattatattatttttaatatataataattaatattgtTGTGTCCAACTCATTTGTTTAGATCTTTGACTCCTCAGGCTGTTTTGTGTCCCTTTGTGGttaatttttatttccatttccagGTTTTTAACTGAGCTCTGTGACTTTCAAGGAAGGTCTAACAAGAAGAAATATTAGCAATTTAAAATAGAGGTTCTCAGAGAACCTGGGTGTATGTGGCTTCAAAAGTAGATAAGCAGATAAACCCTGCCATTCTGCAACCCACATCTATttctgtccagcagagggcagtcaCATGTCACTGACTTCCTACAATCTGCAGAGGGAATGAGCGgcaaccacagaagaagaaactcCCCATGATTTGTATTGAATGAACGTGCATCCCTGATAAATCACAcaattttcattcaaacagATTTATTTAGAGACCACTGAAGGCTACCGTTTGGAGTAATAATGTCAGGGATACCTCCAGACACATGGCAGCCGCCCACAGTGGCTTTGGAGACGACGTAAGTTTTTATTAACAGAACTGAATGCTAACTCAGCTAGCTCTCTGTAACGTAAAGTCAGTTAGCTGTTTGGTGGTGTTAGCTTGGTGTTGGGCTTCTTAGGTTTATTTTGCTGATACCGGAATTTTCATTTGCACCCAATCTTCTGGGTGTATAATATAACGAAATCTGCAAATTCGGATGCTTtgctttggttttctttgttaGCATGCTGGTTTTGATTTGGATGTTTTCATTGGGCCACATGAAAACTGGAATAACAGAGCCTGCTCAGAGAGTTTGGATACTAACACTGACTGTGTATTGCAGGATGGGGACGGTAGTGGTGGAGCTGTACTGGAAACACGCACCTAAGACGTGCAAAAACTTTGCAGAGCTCGCCCGAAGAGGCtactacaacaacacaaagttTCACAGAATAATCAAAGACTTCATGGTGCAGGGTGGAGATCCTACAGGGACAGGTGGGGACATCACTTACActaaaaacatacagaaaacgCCGTCTTCCTTGAGTGGAattgtcttttattgtgaaatatacACAGGgcaatttcagttttatttttatggcaaAACACCActacttttaaataaaacttgacATGTTCTTAGTCATATTTATGTTATGACATATATTGAGCTGCAGCAGTTAGTCAATTGACAAGTATTTTgctaatcgattaatcattttAGTATTGGCTGGTTTAACCTTCTTAAATGTGATTCTGTCATTCTTTTCCTTATTATATCTGattttaaacagaatattttgcattttagaCTGTTGGTTTGAGTAAAACCAGCATTATTATCTTGGGCTTTGGGAAATTATAGCAGGCACGTTTCACTATTctctgacaaaacaaataatcaacTAATATAGCCCATAATTAATTTGcggattaatcagtaatgaaaacaatcatcagGTGAAGCccttgtgctttgttttgttcactttcCTCACTTGAGAGTAAATCCGGAGTTGTGTGATCCTTGTTTTCCTAACAGGTCGGGGTGGTGCCTCCATATTTGGTAAACAGTTTGAAGATGAACTCAACCCAGAACTGAAATTCACAGGTAATCACAGTGGGAAAAATCACAGTTGAACATAAGGTGGCACATGTGGAGGAGAATGATGTAGGTTGGTAAATAAAGAAAAGGCTCTCTCTAGGCTATTTGATGTGGTTTCTTAATTTGAAGTCTGATTAAAATGGACCAACACAGCATTACTAATGTCCAACTTTTAATATGTATGTGATGCTTGATAGTGAACGGGAGTTGGAACATTTTCAATTTACTAATTTCATTTGTTGTTCTGTTAGGTGCCGGTATTCTGGCGATGGCCAATGCAGGACCGGATACAAACGGCAGCCAGTTCTTCCTCACTCTCGGACCCACTCAGTGGTTGGATGGAAAGCACAGTATTTTTGGAAGAGTATACCAGGGGATGGGAGTGCTGAACCGGATCGGGATGGTGGAGACAAACGGTCAAGATCGTCCAATTGATGATGTCAAAATTCTCAGAGCTACTGTGCCCAATTAAGCAAATGttgatttttctgtctttttttaaaaataaatatcttttaAATTTGTACATATAaagaatttgtatttttatcatGAGAAGGAGACATCTAACCTATCGAAACTGTCAGTGGATAAAAGAAATTCACCTATTCTAATTAAGTAGTTTGAATGAAGAAATTAATATCACAAGACTAAATACTGTCAAAAGTTAAAGAACAATTGTCAGTTGACAACATTGTTTAAACAATTTAAGAAAGATAAACATCCGACAGCTCACATAGTGTGGCCTTGGGAAGTATTTAGACCACTTCACTTATTGCGCATTTTACTGTGTCGGATTTCAAACTTAGTTACAGGTTTAAAATACAAAGTCACCTTCACAGCCAGCTTGTCATCAGAATACGAGTACTCCGAAGTGGCAGGAGaaatattcagatcctttacttcaAAACAGTTAGCAATTTACTGCCCCATTTTTGTTATAAAGTGCGTCTCAGGTGATGTACAAAactttataaaacatttttgtagGAGACCCCCAGACTGGTCTATGACCTCTGATTCTCAGATCAGTTTCTGATGATCTTTTATTGATCACTTGTCCGTGTATCAGTTCACTCCCTTACTCACATGCATACAAAATGAACATGAGCAACTAATATTTCCCCAGAACATATTTTATTATACAAAGTTCAAGTCATATATTAAAACCCCTCTTCAGTATAGTAATCCAAGGAAATGGTACGTACccagaaaagtaaaagtaatgtTTAAGGCACTATAGGATTCATATTATAAATTCGAGCAGCATGTCGCTTAACACTTATTTAACAGCCTGAGGAGTTACACTTATTTGGCTTAATATATTCCtctatattttataaaacatgTAAATTAGGTAAAATATACACTGAATGTATAAAATATTACACAAGTAACAGCATTTTCACTTCTTGATTTCTCTGAGTTAATGCCAGTCACAAGGAAATGTAGGTAATTAAATGAGATTGACTAAGCTATTTAAATAGGACCACACTGATGACATGTCATTGGCTGGTTTTTCGTTAAGTTCACATcaatacagaaaaagaaagttaagAAGATCAACTTTGAGAGACTTGTGTCTGAGAAATCCGAGTCATCACCGCTGATAATGATGATTGCGTTGAGGAGCTTTGGAAAGTTTCACAGATAGAATCGTGAGAAAGACTTAGTGTGGTCAGTTagaaaaacaagagacagaggagaacaaaggaaacaaaatgaaagagatgaagaggTCCAGAGGTCAACGGCAGTCATGAGTCTGAGCTGAACGCTGTGTTGGAAATATACAGGAGAGACAGCGTTGTTGAGGCCTGGAAGCAGTGACGAAGGCAGAGTTTGTTACCTATGGACAGAGCTGGGCTTTCTGTTTATACCCATTTACAGCCTTCACCCTAAGCTAAGATAACCGACAGCTGACTCCAGCTACATATTTACCTTACAGACATCAGAGGGGTTCTCTGTGCACCATTCAGACATTCACAATGTCAAACTCTAACATTGAGGTTTGATTATGTTGCTATGGTGATGACACTACCAATTAAATGTGGTCAAATTTCTCTCAGACAGTCCAGATGAAGCAGATTAACTTATTTAAACTCTTAAATAAACAATAAGAAAGGATGTTAAATTTTATCATTGCTTATTTAGTCATCACTATTTTAGTTATAGAAAAATAggaaataatcaaaacaatttttcagactttaacaacaacacacagcaagTACACTTGAAATTTGCTTGTTTTACTGGCTTCATCCACCATAGCATCACTGTGATAGACTCTATTCTATATCTCTGCAAGATAATTCCAGCATTGTTGTTCTTCTCATGAATGggctaaaacacacaaaaacatcgTAGTCCTTTAAATGTTGAGGTATTCGAGGCCTGGGTTGTAGAAAAGAAGTTAagatgttatatatatataacattacACAAAAACAACCTTATATTAGACAtctgatatactgtatgtactacATTCAGATAGGTCACCTCACCTTAAAACAGATATTTGTGTATGAATACTAACCACCATATATAAAGTAAACAACAAGCCCTACATATttctgaataataaaaaaaaaaaaaaggttatttttAAAGGATTGGCATTTCATTCAATATTGCCTGTTTTTTCACCATCATGGACATGCAGTGCAGCACTGATGCTTGCCATTTCCTTTGCCATCATTGGAAGGTCAACTGCAGGCTGGGTGCTTGCTTTGAGGCGCTAGGGGAAGGTATTCATATTGTCAAAGAACAtcacctgcagcagcacagtatCCACAGGTAACAAAAAATATGTTCCAGTGAAGTTTATAAATAATCACAAGTCACCTACTAACACCACCACTGACCTGCCATAAAGTCCCTTTTCCTTTGGCCAGTTTGCTGATCATGGAGACCGGAATCATGGTAAGAGATGACATGGCGAGAAACCAGCCGATCCAGTAAGACCACCACGGATACACATAGGAGTTGTTGAACTTCAGGGGGGTGTATCTCAGGAGCAAGAACACAAGTGTGCCCTATAAAGGGTAACAAATAACAAACTTGTAAACACTTTTGGATCAAAAGGAAATATTATTAATATGAACagaatgtaaaaaataaataaaaagacactcACACTGCAAGTAAGAGGGGTGGCATACAGCCAGCAGTACTTGATCAGTGATAGAGGTCTGTAGCCAATCATGTCCTCAATGTTGTCACAGAAGCGTTCAGCACCTGAGACAAACACTTTACATAAGCTCTGTCCCTGCTCCATACATGGCTGCAGCCACTATGTTGTCAGCAAACAAATACTAGCATCTTGCTTCTCTGCTCCAGACACCCTTGTTTATACAATTAGGTTTAGGTACTCCATTTATGACAGCTATACAAGGCAAATGCCTTGCACACTTtggacttgtttttgtttgcaaatGCTGTGTTATACTTGTTACAGGGACTTAATGTTCTTTctctgatgatgctgatgagtttttttttctggcaaaattTGTGAAAGAGAGATAGTGTAACTAATCTGAAAGTCTATTCTTTTGtgactccatttttttttttttttttttttgttagtttacTAATTCATTGTAATAATACCTTACGAAATCTAACTTGGATTTCTAATTTCCCATCATCTCCATCTGCTGAGCTTTTTTCTGTTAGCTTTCACATTTTAACAATTGCTTCCTTTAAAAAGGCTGTTGTTTTCCAAGATACTTCTGAGTGATTACAGTTTTTTCCCCTAGCAATTTAGGTAGTTGCAGCTTTTTGGAACAATAGTGTCAACAttaacaataaacacaaaagtcATGCTAATTAAATATGCATACTGATATATTTTAGTATATTTAATTTAGCCATTTTTTCAGGCCACAAGCACTTTATATTCAAAGCCTTCATTATTAATACATTGTATGGAATTGGGACATAGCTTTGGTATCTTACCATAAATCCGTCCAATGATCACTGACTGAAAGATTGCCATCAGGAGAAGAGTGGGACCACTGCATACATAGTGATCAAAGATCTGCAGAATGTACGCACCAGCCTGAAATTAAAGGAGGTAATGCGTTAGTCTGGATATCAACtgccttttattttgtgttaagATGTAGAGGAAGTCctcaataagaaaaaaaagttttcagagtTTAGATGCTGTGTATTGAGCATTAATTGATCAGACTGCAAATAGCTCCACCACAGTGACCAATGATGAAGGTTCTTCTCACAGCTCACCCCAGACGCCAGAAGCAGGCCAAACCCATAGCAAAAAGCACAGATGAGCATCAGAACAAGCTCTCTGCGGTATCCTTTTCGGATCTGGGAAGGGTAGATGTCTTCCAAAGAGGTCATGATGCTTTCGAGCCCAACAaactggagagagacagaaagacaagttGTAGTGACgatttagcaaaaaaaaaaaaaaaaaaaaaatttcgggcATTTTCTGTGTGACACATGAGAGGCTGCAGCTGACCTGACTGTCTATTCCTAACAAGATGATCATAGCGAAGAAGAACATGGACCAGAACTGAGGCCACGGCAGAAGGGTCACAGCTTGTGGATATACTATGAAGACAAGGCCAGGGCCTACAAAGAGAAACCAGCAGTGAGTATGTACTTATCATGAAAGCAGTGCAgttaattttaacatttttataataTGATTAAAATCGATGAGGCAATAATGAAGAAGGTGTGGAAAACAACCTCAGAAACCCCAATGTCTAACTGGTGGATGCACATCTGTACCTGACTCAGCAACTGTAGAAATATCAACACCCTGTTGTTGTGACATGTAGCCCAGAACTGAGAAGATGGCAAAGCCAAATATAAAGCTGGTCCCACTGTTCAACaagcaaagaaagaaggagTCTCTGCAAatcaaaaaacaatttcagtgtgtcactatttctgtctttgtaacACAGCCCACAGACCACATACCACATTTAGCTACAAGCCATATGGATACTAATGTACCCACCTGTAACAGTTGTTGTTGTACTTGCTGTAGCTCCCAAGTGTCGTCAGACATCCCAAACATATGGCATAGGAATAAAATATTTGTGTTCCAGCATCCATCCAAACCTGGAAACCAGTCAAAAATGCCCACAAATGCAGAACATTAACACAAAACT
This region of Toxotes jaculatrix isolate fToxJac2 chromosome 3, fToxJac2.pri, whole genome shotgun sequence genomic DNA includes:
- the slc6a11a gene encoding solute carrier family 6 member 11a, yielding MPVSPLDHFSLSGMADSLCRLCHLPPGTTSPTVEERGKWGSKKEFLLTVAGAIIGLGNIWRFPYLCYKNGGGAFFIPYILFLVTCGIPLFILETALGQYTSQGGIMCWRKICPLFEGMGYASQMIIFYGSISYIVILAWAFLYFFSSFSGELPWATCNNTWNTDACVVINDYNATANWTSPVNASSSVTEFWQRRVLNISTGIEELGNIQWDLSLCLLLSWIICYFCVWKGVRSTGKAAYFTATSPFIMLAVLFLRGMTLPGAFHGIKYYLYPNPARLADPQVWMDAGTQIFYSYAICLGCLTTLGSYSKYNNNCYRDSFFLCLLNSGTSFIFGFAIFSVLGYMSQQQGVDISTVAESGPGLVFIVYPQAVTLLPWPQFWSMFFFAMIILLGIDSQFVGLESIMTSLEDIYPSQIRKGYRRELVLMLICAFCYGFGLLLASGAGAYILQIFDHYVCSGPTLLLMAIFQSVIIGRIYGAERFCDNIEDMIGYRPLSLIKYCWLYATPLTCSGTLVFLLLRYTPLKFNNSYVYPWWSYWIGWFLAMSSLTMIPVSMISKLAKGKGTLWQRLKASTQPAVDLPMMAKEMASISAALHVHDGEKTGNIE
- the ppil1 gene encoding peptidyl-prolyl cis-trans isomerase-like 1, producing MSGIPPDTWQPPTVALETTMGTVVVELYWKHAPKTCKNFAELARRGYYNNTKFHRIIKDFMVQGGDPTGTGRGGASIFGKQFEDELNPELKFTGAGILAMANAGPDTNGSQFFLTLGPTQWLDGKHSIFGRVYQGMGVLNRIGMVETNGQDRPIDDVKILRATVPN